Proteins encoded in a region of the Rhodococcus sp. SBT000017 genome:
- a CDS encoding DUF4395 domain-containing protein — protein MSTPDTRTTIPTATIDQVDVRGPRFAAWITTAVLVVVLLLTTFSVPAAAILLGLQAIVFGIGAVRGPKRSPYGTIFATFVAPRLSPTSEREPVAPLKFAQLVGFVFAAVGVLGFALGAPVVGTVAAGFALFAAFLNAAFAVCLGCMIYPLAARLRTTA, from the coding sequence ATGTCGACACCCGACACCCGGACCACCATCCCCACTGCCACGATCGACCAGGTGGACGTTCGCGGTCCGCGCTTCGCAGCGTGGATCACCACCGCCGTTCTGGTCGTCGTTCTCCTCCTGACCACGTTCTCGGTCCCCGCGGCGGCAATCCTGCTCGGGCTACAGGCGATCGTGTTCGGAATCGGAGCCGTCCGCGGACCCAAGCGCAGTCCGTACGGCACGATCTTCGCGACATTCGTCGCACCGCGGCTCTCCCCCACCAGCGAACGTGAGCCGGTCGCACCGTTGAAGTTCGCTCAACTGGTGGGCTTCGTGTTCGCCGCCGTGGGAGTTCTCGGCTTCGCGCTCGGCGCTCCCGTCGTCGGCACCGTGGCGGCAGGCTTCGCGTTGTTCGCGGCCTTCCTCAATGCCGCGTTCGCGGTGTGCCTCGGCTGCATGATCTACCCCCTCGCCGCGCGACTGCGCACCACTGCTTGA
- a CDS encoding sulfurtransferase — MARSDVLVSADWAEQNLNAPKTVFVEVDEDASAYDGGHIEGAVKLDWRKDLQDPVRRDFLNQEQFSDLLSAKGISNDDTIVLYGGNNNWFAAYAYWYFKLYGHKDVKLIDGGRKKWELDGRALSKDVVSRETTQYRAEAPDLSIRAFRDEVIDAIGNKNLIDVRSPDEFSGKILAPAHLPQEQAQQRGHVPSAINIPWSTTANEDGTFKSDEALEELYKTKGYDDSKATIAYCRIGERSSHTWFVLKELLGKEDVKNYDGSWVEYGSLVGAPIELEVH, encoded by the coding sequence ATGGCTCGCTCCGACGTCCTGGTCTCTGCCGACTGGGCCGAGCAGAACCTGAACGCACCGAAGACCGTCTTCGTCGAGGTCGACGAAGACGCAAGCGCCTACGACGGCGGACACATCGAAGGTGCGGTCAAGCTCGACTGGCGCAAGGACCTGCAGGACCCGGTTCGCCGCGACTTCCTCAATCAGGAGCAGTTCTCGGATCTGCTGTCGGCCAAGGGCATCAGCAACGACGACACCATTGTCCTGTACGGCGGAAACAACAACTGGTTCGCTGCCTACGCCTACTGGTACTTCAAGCTTTACGGCCACAAGGACGTCAAGCTCATCGACGGTGGACGCAAGAAGTGGGAACTCGACGGCCGGGCGCTGTCCAAGGACGTCGTCAGCCGCGAGACCACTCAGTACCGCGCCGAGGCACCCGACCTGTCGATCCGTGCGTTCCGCGACGAGGTCATCGACGCCATCGGCAACAAGAACCTGATCGACGTGCGTTCGCCCGACGAGTTCTCGGGCAAGATCCTCGCCCCGGCTCACCTTCCGCAGGAGCAGGCTCAGCAGCGTGGCCACGTGCCGTCCGCGATCAACATCCCGTGGAGCACGACCGCCAACGAGGACGGCACGTTCAAGTCCGACGAGGCGCTCGAAGAGCTGTACAAGACCAAGGGCTACGACGACAGCAAGGCCACCATCGCCTACTGCCGCATCGGTGAGCGTTCGAGCCACACCTGGTTCGTCCTCAAGGAGCTTCTGGGCAAGGAAGACGTCAAGAACTACGACGGCAGCTGGGTCGAATACGGCTCCCTCGTCGGAGCACCCATCGAGTTGGAGGTTCACTGA
- a CDS encoding thioredoxin family protein codes for MTGITVLAVVAILAVATGLFLRSRSGAVRAVRNTDSETDTLYPLLLDAGATTDSATVLHFSADWCGPCAAVRRVVQQVLDDRSDARELELDIDAHPILARELGVLSLPTTFVLDTTLQRRSRIAGVPSAAALRSALDAL; via the coding sequence GTGACAGGGATCACAGTCCTGGCCGTCGTGGCGATCCTTGCCGTCGCTACCGGATTGTTCCTCCGCAGCCGATCGGGTGCGGTGCGGGCAGTGCGGAACACCGACTCCGAGACCGACACTCTGTACCCACTCCTGCTCGACGCGGGCGCCACGACCGACTCCGCGACCGTGCTGCACTTCTCGGCGGACTGGTGCGGACCGTGCGCAGCCGTGCGACGCGTCGTCCAGCAGGTGTTGGACGATCGAAGCGATGCCCGGGAACTCGAACTCGACATCGACGCCCATCCGATCCTCGCTCGTGAACTGGGCGTGCTGTCACTGCCCACGACGTTCGTCCTCGACACCACCTTGCAACGGCGCTCCAGAATCGCGGGGGTGCCGTCTGCGGCGGCACTACGGTCGGCGCTCGACGCACTGTGA